One segment of Desulfovibrio inopinatus DSM 10711 DNA contains the following:
- a CDS encoding HAMP domain-containing sensor histidine kinase, whose amino-acid sequence MTKYSFRTQTFLFFAVVLFVSQVVLFTTYNSLMKTDIREEAGTRAVQRLELARWFIENNTEPMSMRDFNIWARQLAKKLHSRLTYIVDGTVVADSDVPVEDVEKLEDHSHRPEVIEAVQDGHGMSTRYSSTLGKRLIYVASRMKKTSTLPAGILRLAIPESLVESHQSEVTRNFIIILAIALVLTGGVSFFISGNLSRAIRRLADSARAIGQGEWDRRIHVVPGVEFQPLAEAINVMAENITVTFHDLQEKRLQIEAMLNGMAEGVLVLDGQGRIRHWNSALQSIFPDVGSHEHVTVLELSMNPELHAAIEATKQGEAQENHIQVFINNKYLDVSIEKYNDPSKESGFVLVFHDITYIRKLEEVRRDFVTNVSHELRTPITSIQGYAETLLDNPPSDPEIAADFQRRIMKNASHISSMVDDLLRLSRIENGSDSRDLYPVDLYDVVTFCFDVISPLAEKNEVQLISHLEENEVCVLGHKKGLIEIFTNCIENAVKYMDKPGHVTISAELGELTASIRIEDTGPGIPRDHLERVFERFYRCGRSCQQKSGSSGLGLAITKGLIRRFGGMIEIQSPVGTTDRGCAVLLTLTRATVCPSPLSENVEALVGGQDRNKV is encoded by the coding sequence ATGACGAAATATTCTTTTCGAACGCAGACGTTTCTATTTTTTGCTGTCGTTCTTTTCGTGTCACAGGTTGTGCTGTTTACAACCTATAATAGTCTCATGAAAACCGATATCCGGGAAGAAGCCGGAACACGAGCCGTGCAGCGCCTGGAATTGGCACGGTGGTTTATCGAAAACAACACTGAACCAATGAGCATGCGTGACTTCAATATCTGGGCGAGGCAGCTTGCCAAGAAATTGCATTCTCGACTCACGTATATAGTCGATGGGACTGTGGTTGCGGACTCCGATGTTCCTGTTGAAGATGTTGAAAAACTGGAAGATCATAGTCACAGACCGGAAGTCATTGAAGCCGTACAGGATGGACATGGAATGAGCACACGCTATAGCTCCACACTGGGGAAGCGTCTCATCTATGTTGCCAGTCGTATGAAAAAAACATCAACACTGCCAGCGGGGATTCTCCGGTTGGCGATTCCAGAATCGCTCGTTGAGAGTCATCAAAGTGAAGTGACACGGAATTTCATCATTATTCTTGCTATTGCTTTAGTGTTAACTGGTGGAGTCAGCTTTTTTATTTCAGGGAATTTATCCCGCGCCATTCGTCGTCTTGCCGATTCTGCACGAGCTATTGGGCAAGGAGAATGGGATCGGCGTATTCATGTCGTTCCGGGGGTTGAATTTCAGCCTCTTGCAGAAGCTATCAATGTCATGGCGGAGAATATCACCGTAACATTTCATGATCTGCAGGAGAAAAGACTTCAGATCGAAGCCATGTTGAACGGTATGGCCGAAGGTGTTCTGGTCTTGGACGGACAAGGACGGATTCGGCATTGGAACAGTGCGCTGCAGTCCATCTTTCCGGATGTCGGGAGTCATGAGCATGTGACGGTACTTGAATTATCCATGAATCCTGAATTACATGCTGCCATTGAAGCGACGAAGCAGGGGGAGGCGCAGGAAAATCATATCCAGGTTTTTATCAACAATAAGTATCTTGATGTTTCCATTGAGAAATACAATGATCCATCGAAAGAATCCGGATTTGTCCTCGTTTTTCATGACATCACATATATACGGAAGCTCGAAGAGGTTCGACGAGACTTTGTGACCAATGTCTCCCACGAATTGCGTACCCCGATCACGTCGATTCAAGGGTATGCGGAGACGCTGCTGGATAACCCGCCATCTGACCCGGAGATTGCCGCCGATTTTCAGCGGCGAATTATGAAAAATGCTAGCCACATTTCTTCAATGGTCGATGACCTGCTTCGGCTCTCCCGAATCGAGAACGGGTCTGATAGTCGTGATCTTTATCCGGTCGACTTATATGACGTTGTGACGTTTTGTTTCGATGTCATTTCTCCTTTAGCAGAAAAGAACGAGGTCCAGTTAATAAGCCACTTGGAAGAAAACGAAGTGTGTGTGCTGGGTCACAAGAAGGGGTTGATCGAGATATTTACGAACTGCATTGAGAATGCGGTCAAATATATGGACAAGCCTGGGCATGTAACGATTTCTGCAGAACTTGGAGAATTGACAGCGTCCATTCGTATTGAAGACACCGGCCCAGGAATTCCTCGCGATCATTTGGAGCGTGTGTTTGAACGATTCTACCGGTGTGGCCGATCATGTCAGCAAAAATCAGGTTCCTCCGGATTAGGGCTTGCCATTACAAAGGGGTTGATTCGGCGGTTTGGAGGAATGATAGAAATTCAAAGTCCAGTTGGGACGACTGATCGAGGATGTGCCGTTCTGCTCACTTTGACGCGGGCTACTGTGTGTCCGAGTCCTCTGTCCGAGAACGTGGAGGCTCTGGTGGGCGGGCAAGACCGTAACAAGGTCTAA
- a CDS encoding inorganic phosphate transporter, whose translation MTIFDVFIVLSICAGFLMAFNLGANDVANSMASAVGAKAITIKQAVLIAGVLNFLGAVFLGAHVTSTISKGIINPAGIQDPTIMMIGMFSALLSAALWVLAATLTALPVSSTHSIVGSILGFGIVAGGPEVVNWWKMAGIVMSWIISPFFGGLVSYLVFSHIRRYIFDKPHFIAQATKWAPIWMAMTSALVCFSFFYKTPFGKGLGFSGVTNLLMAIGISLCVWLVGKWAIHRIAPDPESGPEGVETIFQKMQVGTSCYVAISQGANDVANAIGPVAAIYLIAREGQLFQKAEVPLFLLFLGGIGIALGIAILGYKVMATVGEKITVLTNTRGFAVDFGAATTVLLASNMGLPVSTTHAAVGSVVGVGIARGFGAVDFRVLGKIVVYWVITVPIAALTSILFFQILKWSFLG comes from the coding sequence ATGACCATTTTCGATGTTTTCATCGTGCTTTCAATCTGCGCCGGCTTCCTTATGGCTTTTAACCTCGGGGCCAATGATGTTGCCAATTCCATGGCATCAGCAGTTGGCGCCAAAGCTATCACGATCAAACAGGCCGTGCTCATAGCCGGAGTGCTCAATTTTCTCGGAGCAGTCTTCCTCGGAGCTCATGTCACTTCAACAATAAGCAAAGGGATTATCAATCCGGCAGGCATACAAGACCCTACCATTATGATGATAGGCATGTTCTCTGCGCTTCTTTCCGCTGCGCTTTGGGTTCTCGCCGCGACATTAACGGCCTTGCCTGTTTCATCGACGCATTCCATTGTGGGAAGCATTCTTGGTTTTGGTATTGTAGCTGGTGGTCCCGAAGTCGTAAACTGGTGGAAAATGGCCGGCATTGTCATGTCTTGGATCATTTCCCCTTTTTTTGGGGGACTTGTCTCCTATCTCGTTTTTTCGCATATCCGACGATATATTTTCGACAAGCCTCATTTCATTGCACAAGCCACCAAATGGGCTCCCATATGGATGGCAATGACGTCAGCCTTGGTTTGCTTTTCCTTCTTTTATAAAACTCCGTTTGGCAAGGGCTTGGGCTTTAGTGGAGTGACCAATCTCCTTATGGCCATTGGCATAAGTCTTTGCGTCTGGTTGGTTGGAAAGTGGGCAATCCATCGTATTGCTCCTGACCCTGAATCAGGGCCGGAAGGCGTGGAAACAATATTCCAAAAGATGCAAGTGGGCACCTCATGTTATGTTGCCATCTCACAAGGCGCTAATGATGTCGCCAACGCCATCGGCCCGGTCGCAGCCATTTATCTCATCGCCCGTGAAGGCCAACTTTTCCAAAAAGCCGAAGTTCCCCTCTTCCTGCTCTTTCTCGGGGGAATCGGCATTGCACTCGGTATCGCGATACTTGGTTATAAAGTTATGGCAACGGTGGGAGAAAAAATAACGGTGTTGACCAATACTCGCGGATTTGCCGTCGATTTTGGCGCAGCAACGACAGTACTTCTTGCCTCAAATATGGGCTTACCAGTCTCCACTACACATGCTGCAGTGGGTTCGGTTGTGGGAGTTGGTATTGCGCGAGGATTTGGAGCCGTTGATTTCCGTGTACTTGGTAAAATAGTTGTATACTGGGTTATCACCGTGCCCATCGCGGCTTTGACAAGTATTCTATTTTTTCAAATTCTCAAATGGTCTTTCCTCGGCTAG
- a CDS encoding DUF47 domain-containing protein: MSLRIPFFGLLSKQSPMLGLLDHFDQINEGARLVEEALECYIVQGPECGDLQAMFGRIDKLEEKADKVKRSIRNHLPRGLFMPVDKTLFFNYTSRQDNILDEGQLAMHWLMMRPVVIPETLQKPIIDLIDDVVSTITLLRTSLINTTDLVLGKSYDRVGTKESYRTVRKQHRSVWKQHNTLLAELLNRDCDFKDSYQLINFIEKIYAMSHNAEGCADILRAMISR, translated from the coding sequence ATGTCTTTGCGCATCCCTTTTTTTGGCCTTCTTAGCAAACAATCCCCCATGTTAGGACTTCTTGATCATTTCGATCAAATCAACGAAGGTGCTCGACTCGTTGAAGAAGCACTTGAATGCTATATCGTTCAAGGCCCTGAATGCGGCGATCTTCAAGCAATGTTCGGCCGTATTGATAAGTTGGAAGAAAAAGCTGACAAGGTAAAACGCAGTATCCGCAACCACTTACCCCGCGGACTCTTTATGCCTGTCGATAAGACGCTTTTTTTTAATTACACCAGCAGACAGGATAATATTCTTGATGAAGGGCAACTTGCCATGCATTGGCTGATGATGCGCCCTGTAGTCATTCCCGAAACGCTACAAAAACCTATTATTGACCTCATTGATGACGTTGTCTCCACGATTACCTTGCTGAGAACCTCGTTAATCAATACGACTGATCTTGTCTTAGGGAAAAGTTACGACCGTGTCGGCACCAAGGAATCATATCGTACTGTGCGAAAGCAGCATCGCTCTGTTTGGAAACAACATAACACACTCCTCGCAGAACTCCTCAACAGAGATTGCGACTTTAAAGATAGCTATCAATTAATCAACTTTATCGAGAAGATCTATGCGATGAGCCACAACGCCGAGGGGTGCGCCGATATCCTGCGTGCTATGATTTCTCGTTAA
- a CDS encoding HAD family hydrolase has product MCFQYDVVLFDFDGTLADSQYAIVHCMEKSFESHAIPIPGKEEMTRSIGLPIRETFIKLGRGAVSEKKAEAMATTYTEQWYGGGKDLVQLFPRAFESLQQLADMPIRVGLVSNKKQRGLDDAVSVFGLGALVDIVVGAQDGLAHKPHASFFSDAVRPLCQDVPTERILMVGDAEPDLLFAANVGMHACWASYGYGHPTQCRQLHPHFTIDDIGQIPGIVSS; this is encoded by the coding sequence ATGTGTTTTCAGTATGATGTAGTGTTGTTTGATTTCGACGGTACATTGGCAGATAGTCAATACGCCATTGTGCATTGTATGGAGAAGTCCTTTGAGTCTCATGCCATACCGATCCCAGGGAAAGAGGAAATGACACGAAGCATCGGGTTGCCTATTCGTGAGACATTCATCAAATTAGGGCGCGGGGCTGTCTCTGAGAAAAAAGCAGAGGCCATGGCTACGACATATACTGAGCAATGGTACGGCGGGGGAAAGGATTTGGTTCAACTTTTCCCGAGAGCCTTTGAGAGCCTTCAGCAATTGGCGGACATGCCTATACGTGTCGGATTAGTAAGCAACAAGAAGCAACGCGGATTGGATGATGCTGTCTCCGTTTTTGGACTCGGAGCTTTGGTGGATATCGTTGTTGGAGCACAGGACGGACTTGCGCATAAACCTCATGCAAGTTTTTTTTCCGATGCTGTCAGGCCGTTATGCCAGGACGTTCCAACAGAACGTATTCTCATGGTCGGTGATGCTGAGCCCGATCTGCTTTTTGCCGCCAATGTTGGTATGCATGCATGTTGGGCGAGTTATGGGTATGGTCATCCGACACAATGCCGTCAGCTTCATCCCCATTTTACTATCGATGATATTGGGCAGATACCCGGCATCGTTTCGTCATAA
- a CDS encoding response regulator, whose amino-acid sequence MNHKLRLRNIRIQPKITFFFLLIGLIPLTLVGLYGGELAMRAMKKESIARLVSIQETRKKEVENAFKERIKNIQGLAQSQRIDSLCAALRLYMTRSSTQGAAAFEQESEAFQGILGKYVKALNVTSQTYDFHSIYLVTPQTGDVQFVTSDRPSLGANLAHGPLKNSGLAKAWRDVIETKTSSLVDFEPFGRDQAQIAFIGEPVFGDLESLKAVLIVSITPDFINSIMSSNQGLGQTGESYLIRWFRNSHTFAFRSDITQGARHTHTVGTSISPLPYWIDAANGQKPKELYTDSQGQLVIVAYEKITFGDLNWFLVSKINQSEIIAPIQNIVNQTLLFSAVLALCIILFAYFFAKNFIRPIRAGVAFAEAISEGRLNETLELNQKDELGDLARALNHMAANLFENDWLRRGKEELDNSMRGEHGLQDLSRRFIAVLSRHLEAQLGAIYIHDDGILLLTAGFSYANRHDGSHRYKIGEGFIGQAAQERTMLIYNTAPKDAPVLDYGSGEETPNHFLAMPMVYDDKLIGVFMLGKHRAFTALQKRFIERNIEAIAILFNIAQSRRTIKSLLKRSEDQQDELLRSNMELERQAQALKESEAELQAQQEELRVTNEELEEQTRALKESQSSLQAQQEELRVTNEELEQRTQALEQQKEAIRNKNAALVKAKSDLNQKAKDLTAASKYKSEFLANMSHELRTPLNSILILSQLFSNNKEGNLTDKQMESAKAIHSSGADLLALINEILDLSKVESGKVELVIENTPLTTIIHDLQRVFRDVAQDKGIDFNISLAPDLPETISTDTLRIQQVLRNLLNNAFKFTSEGSVSLKIFPPSKELLEKIDLEGDDLIAFEVKDQGIGIPKSHQAAIFEAFQQVDGSTRRKYGGTGLGLSISRELVKLLGGTIHLESEEGVGSSFTVILPHRSLISLDESPSIKRDVSARPTTDENNPLKTDGPVCRVEPTLDTTSPDDAGAPQDEEREHSELVKDDRKNITDQDRVLLVIEDDSTFAQVMRDFARERGFKCVVAEDGETGLHFADYFKPSAIILDIGLPGIDGWTVMERLKDNPSLRHIPVHFMSASDSSMDAMRMGAVGFLTKPVSMEKIQEAFSKIERIITKPVRKLLVIEDDPIQRDSIKQLIGNGDVETTTVSSGQEALQELNDHRYDCIVLDLGLDDMSGFELLDKIQQCENCTNIPVIVYTGRELSVDQDTELRKYAESIIVKGVKSPERLLDETALFLHRVESNLPREKQRPVKMNHDKDAMFKDKTILVVDDDMRNVFALSNALEEKDLNVIVARNGQESIDKLKDHPEINLVLMDIMMPVMDGYEAMRAIRKNPQHKKLPIIALTAKAMKGDRNLCIEAGANDYLAKPVDTEKLLSMLRVWLYE is encoded by the coding sequence ATGAATCACAAGCTGCGCTTACGAAACATACGTATCCAGCCGAAAATTACTTTTTTTTTCCTCCTGATCGGCCTGATTCCATTGACCCTCGTTGGTCTCTATGGGGGCGAGTTGGCCATGCGGGCTATGAAAAAAGAGTCTATTGCTCGTCTCGTCAGCATCCAGGAGACCAGAAAAAAAGAAGTCGAAAATGCGTTTAAAGAACGAATAAAGAATATACAAGGGCTGGCACAGAGTCAGCGTATCGATAGTCTGTGCGCAGCCTTGCGCCTGTATATGACGCGTAGTTCCACTCAAGGTGCAGCCGCTTTTGAGCAAGAATCCGAAGCATTCCAAGGGATTCTCGGTAAATATGTCAAAGCACTCAACGTAACGAGCCAAACCTACGATTTCCATTCCATTTACCTCGTTACTCCACAAACAGGCGATGTTCAATTCGTCACGTCGGACAGACCAAGTCTTGGCGCCAACCTCGCCCACGGTCCACTCAAAAATAGTGGTCTTGCGAAAGCCTGGCGCGATGTTATTGAAACCAAAACGTCATCCCTGGTCGATTTTGAACCTTTCGGTCGAGACCAAGCCCAAATCGCTTTTATAGGTGAACCCGTTTTTGGTGATCTTGAATCACTCAAAGCCGTGCTCATTGTGTCCATCACCCCGGATTTCATCAATTCTATCATGAGTTCAAATCAAGGGCTCGGTCAAACGGGCGAGTCGTACTTGATTCGATGGTTCAGAAATTCCCATACTTTTGCTTTTCGAAGTGATATCACCCAGGGTGCCCGACATACGCATACTGTCGGCACAAGCATCTCCCCTTTACCATACTGGATTGACGCCGCAAATGGTCAGAAACCGAAAGAGTTGTACACGGATAGTCAAGGCCAACTTGTCATTGTTGCTTATGAAAAAATCACATTCGGTGATCTCAACTGGTTTCTCGTCTCCAAAATAAATCAAAGTGAAATCATCGCCCCGATTCAAAACATCGTCAACCAAACCTTGCTTTTTAGTGCCGTTCTTGCTCTGTGCATTATCCTTTTTGCCTATTTCTTTGCGAAAAATTTTATTCGTCCCATCCGAGCCGGTGTCGCGTTCGCTGAAGCGATCTCCGAGGGGCGGCTCAATGAAACGCTTGAGCTGAATCAAAAAGACGAACTTGGTGATTTGGCCCGAGCACTCAACCATATGGCTGCCAACTTATTTGAAAATGATTGGCTTCGCCGCGGCAAAGAAGAGCTCGACAACAGTATGCGCGGGGAACACGGCCTGCAAGATTTGTCTCGGCGCTTCATTGCCGTCCTTTCCAGACACCTTGAGGCACAGCTCGGAGCGATCTACATACATGACGATGGCATATTACTGCTGACTGCCGGTTTTTCCTATGCCAACCGGCATGACGGAAGCCATCGATACAAAATAGGAGAAGGCTTTATTGGGCAAGCGGCGCAAGAACGCACCATGCTGATCTACAATACGGCTCCCAAGGATGCTCCAGTTCTTGATTACGGTTCAGGCGAAGAAACGCCAAACCATTTTTTAGCCATGCCCATGGTATATGACGATAAACTTATCGGCGTATTCATGCTTGGCAAGCATAGGGCCTTCACCGCCCTGCAAAAACGATTCATTGAAAGAAATATTGAAGCAATTGCTATCCTCTTCAACATCGCGCAATCACGTCGTACGATCAAATCGTTGCTCAAACGATCCGAAGACCAGCAAGATGAACTGTTGCGCTCCAATATGGAGCTTGAGCGTCAGGCCCAGGCACTCAAAGAGTCCGAAGCCGAACTCCAAGCGCAGCAGGAAGAATTGCGCGTTACAAACGAGGAGCTTGAGGAACAAACCCGAGCACTCAAAGAATCCCAATCCAGCTTGCAAGCTCAACAGGAAGAATTGCGCGTTACAAACGAAGAACTTGAACAACGAACTCAAGCCCTTGAACAGCAAAAAGAGGCCATTCGGAACAAAAATGCTGCGCTCGTCAAAGCCAAATCCGATTTGAATCAGAAAGCAAAAGATCTGACGGCCGCCAGCAAATATAAATCAGAATTTCTGGCCAATATGTCGCATGAGCTCCGAACACCGCTCAACAGCATTCTGATATTGTCTCAACTATTTTCCAACAATAAAGAAGGAAATCTCACCGATAAACAAATGGAATCGGCCAAGGCAATACATTCTTCAGGGGCCGATCTGCTCGCTCTCATCAATGAAATCCTCGATTTGTCTAAAGTGGAATCCGGAAAGGTCGAACTTGTTATTGAAAACACGCCACTAACCACGATTATCCACGACCTCCAGCGCGTCTTCCGTGATGTGGCGCAAGACAAGGGGATCGATTTCAACATTTCGTTAGCCCCCGACCTTCCCGAGACCATTTCCACAGATACGCTACGCATCCAGCAGGTTCTGCGAAATCTCTTAAATAATGCATTCAAATTCACATCAGAAGGCTCGGTCTCCCTGAAAATTTTCCCACCTTCAAAAGAGCTGCTCGAAAAAATAGACCTGGAAGGAGACGACCTGATTGCCTTCGAAGTCAAGGACCAGGGCATTGGCATTCCCAAATCACACCAGGCTGCAATATTCGAAGCCTTTCAGCAAGTGGATGGAAGCACAAGACGTAAGTATGGCGGAACCGGCCTTGGCTTGTCGATATCTCGAGAACTTGTCAAACTGCTCGGTGGGACCATTCATTTGGAAAGCGAAGAAGGCGTGGGGAGCTCCTTCACCGTCATCTTACCTCATCGATCCCTCATCTCCTTGGACGAGTCCCCCTCGATAAAGCGAGATGTCTCCGCACGTCCAACAACGGACGAGAACAACCCCCTAAAAACAGATGGACCCGTCTGTCGTGTGGAGCCAACTCTCGACACAACAAGTCCAGACGATGCCGGTGCTCCGCAGGATGAAGAACGTGAACACTCGGAGCTCGTGAAAGACGACCGGAAAAATATTACAGATCAAGACCGTGTCTTGCTTGTCATTGAAGACGATAGCACGTTTGCCCAGGTCATGCGTGATTTCGCCAGAGAACGTGGTTTCAAATGCGTTGTTGCGGAAGACGGTGAAACCGGGTTGCATTTTGCCGATTACTTCAAGCCAAGTGCTATCATTTTGGATATCGGACTTCCCGGCATAGACGGCTGGACCGTTATGGAACGGCTCAAGGATAATCCTTCCCTTCGCCATATCCCGGTACACTTCATGTCTGCTTCAGATAGCTCCATGGATGCCATGCGCATGGGAGCCGTGGGCTTTTTGACCAAACCGGTGAGTATGGAAAAAATACAAGAAGCCTTCTCCAAAATTGAACGCATCATCACCAAGCCGGTGAGAAAATTGCTTGTGATCGAAGATGACCCTATTCAGCGGGACAGTATTAAGCAACTTATCGGCAATGGCGATGTGGAGACAACAACGGTTTCATCGGGACAAGAAGCGCTCCAAGAACTCAATGATCATCGATATGATTGTATTGTGCTCGACCTCGGACTGGACGATATGTCCGGCTTTGAACTCCTCGACAAAATTCAGCAATGTGAAAATTGCACCAACATCCCTGTCATTGTCTATACCGGGCGAGAACTCTCCGTCGACCAAGATACAGAACTTCGGAAATACGCTGAGTCCATCATCGTCAAAGGCGTCAAATCTCCAGAACGACTGCTTGATGAGACCGCGTTGTTCTTGCATCGTGTGGAGTCGAATCTTCCTCGCGAAAAACAGCGCCCCGTCAAAATGAATCACGATAAAGACGCTATGTTCAAGGATAAAACAATCCTTGTAGTGGATGATGATATGCGGAATGTTTTTGCGTTGTCCAACGCACTCGAAGAAAAAGATCTCAATGTCATTGTCGCGCGGAATGGACAAGAAAGTATTGATAAACTGAAAGATCATCCGGAAATCAATCTTGTCCTTATGGATATCATGATGCCCGTCATGGACGGATACGAAGCCATGCGGGCAATTCGCAAAAACCCCCAACACAAAAAATTACCGATTATCGCATTGACAGCCAAAGCCATGAAGGGTGACAGGAATCTTTGCATAGAAGCCGGAGCGAACGACTACCTTGCCAAGCCGGTTGATACGGAAAAGCTCCTCTCCATGTTGCGTGTATGGTTGTACGAATGA
- a CDS encoding CheR family methyltransferase, with protein sequence MKHNNEYLENERLMIKLIIEAIHLKYGYDFSQYSPAHTKRRLEHRLALSGFENYGQMLHEVITNESFFDELLLDLSINVTEMFRDPWFYKAVRETIVPHLETYPFFKVWHAGCSAGQEVYSMCILLEEEGLKDRAQIYATDFNSLILDKAKQGIYPADAIREYTSNYQKAGGKESFSDYYTAHYENVILKKSLKDKVLFSSHNLVTDGVFGEMNVIFCRNVLIYFNRDLQNRVLKLFHESLCPGGFLCLGSKESITFTDLVEAFEPVAPREKIYRKRRQL encoded by the coding sequence ATGAAACACAACAACGAATACCTGGAAAATGAGCGCCTCATGATCAAACTCATCATAGAGGCCATTCACCTGAAATACGGCTATGATTTCAGTCAATATTCTCCTGCCCATACCAAACGCAGACTTGAACATCGTCTTGCACTGAGTGGATTTGAGAATTACGGACAAATGTTGCATGAAGTCATCACCAACGAATCTTTCTTCGACGAATTGTTACTCGATCTTTCCATCAATGTAACGGAGATGTTTCGTGATCCATGGTTCTATAAAGCCGTACGCGAAACGATTGTTCCTCATCTTGAGACATATCCTTTCTTTAAAGTGTGGCATGCAGGATGCTCCGCCGGACAAGAAGTATACTCCATGTGTATTTTGCTTGAAGAAGAAGGGCTCAAGGACCGAGCTCAAATTTATGCTACAGACTTTAACAGCCTTATCCTGGATAAAGCCAAACAAGGGATCTACCCTGCTGACGCCATTCGCGAATACACGTCCAATTATCAGAAGGCTGGAGGAAAAGAATCTTTTTCAGACTATTATACAGCGCATTACGAAAATGTAATCTTGAAGAAATCTTTGAAAGACAAGGTGCTATTCTCTTCGCATAACCTGGTGACTGATGGTGTATTCGGAGAGATGAACGTTATTTTCTGTCGTAATGTGTTGATCTACTTTAATCGAGATTTACAAAACCGTGTTCTCAAGCTCTTTCATGAGAGTTTATGTCCAGGAGGTTTTCTTTGCCTTGGATCCAAAGAAAGCATAACATTTACTGATCTCGTCGAGGCTTTCGAGCCTGTAGCACCACGCGAAAAAATATACCGGAAGCGTCGGCAGCTCTAG
- a CDS encoding chemotaxis protein CheB, translating to MQIFLSKEYNAVVIGVSSGGLLALETILPQLPADYAAAVLVVQHLSPDADDFFVKHLNKKTHLVVKEAEDKEKALPGIVYMAPPNYHLMVEADRTLTLSADERVNFSRPSIDVLFETAAEAYQEKVIGVILTGANNDGAAGLKKIKELGGLTVVQSPDSAEADTMPKAALDAVDADFVVPLTRMGRFLATLVGGDEA from the coding sequence ATGCAAATCTTTCTTTCAAAAGAGTACAATGCGGTGGTTATCGGAGTCTCATCTGGAGGACTTTTGGCTTTGGAAACCATCCTCCCGCAGTTGCCAGCCGATTACGCAGCCGCGGTTCTCGTTGTACAGCATTTGAGTCCGGATGCAGATGACTTTTTCGTCAAGCACCTCAACAAAAAAACGCATCTTGTCGTAAAAGAGGCCGAAGACAAGGAGAAAGCATTGCCGGGAATCGTCTATATGGCTCCACCGAATTACCATCTCATGGTTGAGGCGGATCGCACCTTGACGTTATCCGCGGATGAACGCGTCAATTTTTCCCGACCGTCCATTGATGTACTCTTTGAAACCGCAGCCGAAGCATACCAAGAAAAAGTCATTGGTGTTATTTTGACCGGTGCCAATAATGATGGTGCCGCAGGACTCAAAAAAATAAAAGAGCTCGGTGGCCTGACTGTTGTCCAATCCCCCGATTCTGCTGAAGCTGACACCATGCCGAAAGCTGCATTAGACGCCGTTGATGCTGATTTTGTTGTTCCTCTTACACGTATGGGGCGTTTTCTTGCAACGCTTGTCGGCGGAGACGAGGCATGA